One part of the Natronosalvus amylolyticus genome encodes these proteins:
- a CDS encoding ABC transporter permease, whose amino-acid sequence MATSDPNDNQADDIDVFNIVADSDPLTRKERLFRWIDLNIFTPYRIIRSDWRASFGIAMIIFLVFVGTVVIRFIPYPRVGDYPRYAPPFQSLAYPLGTDNGGRGILAQLVHATPDMLIIAFSGAVVAMSIGVVIGTVAGYKGGYWDEVLMGISDVVICIPGLPLIIVIVAIYPPTSPWLVGFILAIDNWPGLARALRSQVLTIREESYIEAGRAMGRNSGEILWDDVMPQLMPYITIRSAGAARGVIFQSVGLYFIGVLPQGGLNWGVMMNDAYNIGSAVSNPGLSGHWLYAPMFVLLLMSMGLILLSQGLDRIFNPRLRARHEKKASEKDEIEADL is encoded by the coding sequence ATGGCAACTTCAGACCCCAACGATAATCAGGCCGACGACATTGACGTGTTCAACATCGTCGCGGACAGCGATCCGTTGACGAGAAAAGAGCGACTCTTCCGATGGATTGATCTCAATATATTCACCCCGTACCGAATTATCCGGTCCGACTGGCGCGCGTCGTTCGGTATCGCCATGATCATCTTTCTGGTGTTCGTGGGGACCGTGGTCATCCGGTTCATTCCCTACCCGCGGGTAGGCGACTACCCCCGATACGCCCCGCCGTTCCAGAGTCTAGCATATCCGCTTGGAACCGATAACGGCGGTCGAGGGATTCTCGCACAACTCGTTCACGCGACGCCCGACATGCTCATCATCGCCTTCTCCGGAGCCGTCGTCGCGATGAGTATCGGTGTCGTTATTGGGACCGTCGCTGGTTACAAAGGCGGTTACTGGGACGAAGTCCTCATGGGAATCAGTGACGTCGTCATCTGTATCCCGGGTCTCCCACTGATCATCGTCATCGTCGCAATTTATCCGCCGACGAGTCCCTGGCTGGTCGGTTTCATCCTCGCGATAGACAACTGGCCGGGGCTCGCTCGAGCCTTGCGCTCACAGGTCCTGACGATACGTGAAGAGTCCTACATCGAAGCTGGACGGGCGATGGGACGGAACTCCGGAGAAATACTCTGGGATGACGTCATGCCTCAGCTCATGCCGTACATCACGATTCGATCGGCTGGGGCTGCCCGAGGTGTCATCTTCCAGTCCGTTGGCCTGTATTTCATCGGTGTGCTGCCCCAGGGCGGTCTCAACTGGGGCGTGATGATGAACGACGCGTACAACATCGGGTCGGCCGTCTCGAACCCTGGACTTTCCGGTCACTGGCTGTACGCGCCGATGTTCGTCCTGTTGCTCATGTCGATGGGCCTAATCCTCCTTTCTCAAGGACTCGACAGAATCTTCAACCCGCGTCTGCGGGCCCGCCACGAGAAGAAAGCCTCTGAGAAGGACGAGATAGAGGCCGATCTCTAG
- a CDS encoding ABC transporter permease, whose protein sequence is MTGGGGDFASGGGGRDPEEVNRLIELHTGITPDVPLHIAYYQYMRDLLLYQDFGISIYYGEPVFDILFRAMPWSIFVSVYGLLLGFAVTIILGAVMAFKEGGRFDKVMTVVIIVLDSIPYYVAAIVMLATLAFGLGWFPHGGRAYSDSVPGFNAYFMQGVLHHGTLPILSGMVVGFGSGALAMRANSIRVMGSDYLRVAELRGLKDSRISIRYIGRNAVLPLYTGFMIGLSSIFSSGVIMERIFTYPGIGWYTFDALMRQDYPLLMGAFIFFTVITVACILIADLTYGFIDPRASVENKESY, encoded by the coding sequence ATGACTGGGGGCGGGGGCGACTTCGCCTCGGGTGGCGGCGGCAGGGACCCCGAAGAGGTCAATCGGCTTATCGAACTCCATACGGGTATTACGCCGGATGTACCATTACACATCGCATACTACCAATACATGCGCGATCTGTTGCTGTATCAGGATTTCGGCATCTCAATTTATTACGGAGAACCGGTGTTCGACATCCTGTTTCGGGCAATGCCCTGGTCGATCTTCGTTAGCGTCTACGGCCTTCTGCTTGGGTTCGCCGTAACGATTATTCTCGGGGCCGTAATGGCGTTCAAAGAAGGTGGGCGATTCGACAAAGTGATGACGGTCGTCATCATCGTACTCGACTCGATTCCTTACTACGTCGCCGCAATCGTTATGCTCGCGACGCTCGCGTTCGGTCTCGGTTGGTTCCCACACGGAGGGCGAGCGTACTCCGATTCAGTACCTGGGTTCAACGCCTATTTCATGCAGGGCGTTTTGCATCATGGAACGCTTCCGATCCTCTCCGGTATGGTCGTCGGATTCGGTTCAGGTGCCCTGGCTATGCGCGCGAACAGTATCCGGGTGATGGGGTCGGACTATCTCCGAGTCGCAGAATTACGCGGATTGAAAGATAGCCGAATCTCGATTCGTTACATCGGTCGGAACGCTGTCTTGCCCCTGTACACTGGATTCATGATCGGCCTCAGCAGCATTTTCAGCAGCGGCGTCATCATGGAGCGAATCTTCACGTATCCCGGGATCGGATGGTACACCTTCGACGCCTTGATGCGCCAGGATTACCCGCTGCTGATGGGGGCGTTTATTTTCTTCACCGTCATTACGGTGGCGTGTATCCTGATAGCCGACCTCACGTATGGGTTTATCGACCCAAGAGCTAGCGTGGAAAACAAAGAGAGCTACTAA
- a CDS encoding cupredoxin domain-containing protein produces MHRRKYVFTAAGLLTLTAGCMGDSDQEETLEELPESATVEVDDGAYSPLHSHVGTDGTVTWENTGDTSHRIDAFQFHAGSAGWTFSTELEPGESATHTFEAEGLYDFTDQAHGQFAMCGRIRVGHVEEGSSLPCE; encoded by the coding sequence ATGCACCGGAGAAAATACGTTTTCACCGCAGCTGGATTGCTTACCCTTACTGCTGGGTGTATGGGAGACAGTGACCAGGAGGAAACCCTCGAGGAATTACCAGAATCGGCCACGGTAGAAGTCGATGACGGGGCCTATTCACCGTTACATTCACACGTTGGTACCGATGGCACCGTCACCTGGGAAAATACCGGCGACACCTCACACCGGATAGATGCATTCCAGTTTCATGCTGGTTCGGCCGGATGGACGTTTTCGACGGAACTCGAGCCAGGGGAATCTGCCACCCATACGTTCGAAGCGGAGGGACTGTACGATTTCACTGATCAAGCCCATGGTCAGTTCGCGATGTGCGGTCGAATCCGTGTCGGACACGTCGAAGAAGGCTCGAGTTTGCCCTGTGAGTGA